One Methanoculleus sp. 7T genomic window carries:
- a CDS encoding HepT-like ribonuclease domain-containing protein has translation MTPEDPAYLRHILDAITSIEEFSEGISSAEDLRNRRLERAGIERMLTIIGEAAKQVSPELRLEHPEIPWREAAGMRDKIVHHYFGVDYEAVFLTVQDDLPALKLGILSILDEVDRVRPAG, from the coding sequence ATGACGCCGGAGGACCCCGCATATCTCCGTCACATCCTTGATGCCATAACAAGCATCGAGGAGTTCTCCGAAGGGATCTCGTCGGCGGAAGATCTCCGGAACCGCCGGTTGGAACGCGCCGGGATCGAGCGCATGCTGACCATCATCGGGGAGGCGGCAAAACAGGTCTCCCCGGAGTTACGGCTTGAGCACCCGGAGATTCCCTGGAGGGAGGCGGCGGGGATGCGCGACAAGATTGTCCACCACTACTTTGGTGTGGACTATGAAGCGGTCTTCCTGACCGTCCAGGACGATCTCCCGGCACTGAAGTTGGGAATCCTCTCTATCCTCGATGAGGTCGACCGAGTGCGTCCCGCCGGGTAG
- a CDS encoding helicase-related protein: protein MRSVSSDLTFITNEDGNTLLDRFNALVKDTTLFDCLVGYFYSSGFYALEKALENTEKIRILIGISTNKITYDLIQAASFEGHPTLFLSSKDLKSQYSSMVKEELDQSEDAFDIEKGIRTFIEWLRSGKLEIRVYPSEKIHAKLYIMTFKEGDRDRGRVITGSSNFSQAGLQDNLEFNVELKMRGDYEYALKKFNELWENSADVSESYVETIRTQTWLNDSITPYELYLKFLYEYLKEKINLDKQQAGNEYIPEGFMDLQYQKDAVQDAKLKLEEYGGVFISDVVGLGKTYIATLLAQQLDGRTLVLAPPVLIDRENPGSWPNVFLDFGVRQADFESVGKLDHVLSRGTERYKNVIIDEAHRFRNEMTQSYESLYRICRGKRVILVTATPLNNSPNDILSQIKLFQNARKSTLPNPKVRNLQGYFNTLQKRLDGLDRQRDREEYMRIVRENAEDIRENVLQYLMVRRTRASIAAYYSEDLKRQNLKFPEVEDPQPVYYHFDKHTNSVFLESIDLIVNQFKYSRYTPLLYLKEGTSHPEELAQKNMMKFMKIMLLKRLESSFFAFKMSISRFIGYYEVFIREVERGNVYISTTHTNVIFDLLEEDNMDKVAAHVDEKKVYCLPSSSFTPAYLEDLRYDLTILKKLRSLWDTVEHDPKITAFVEALSTDPRLKDQKCIIFTEAKETADYLTDALKERFGDCVLEYHGSSSESERIAIIENFDAKARHPKDEYRILVTTEVLSEGVNLHRSNVVINYDIPWNPTRMMQRVGRINRVDTKFEKIHIFNFFPAGPINEEIGLQEAAEAKIAAFIEMLGNDAPLLTDEEIKSHDLFTKLTSRKTITGEDEEEDLELGYLTFLREIRDSDPDLFKKIKHLPKKARAGRASGEPERAVVTFFRRGKLRKIFHTTIRGTEAATEEVDFLRAADLLRAEASTKKHAIGSDFYSMLASNKAAFEDVFAIEGIIAPSRGSRGGEVKFTGILRAIQHSPAFTDEDEEYVGKVLRLIEDGALPKATIKKILTKIAYTPEPLPMLATIKSEISEEFFCPAFGPVDISGPKEVILSEYFAGGDLL, encoded by the coding sequence GTGCGTTCAGTGTCTTCGGATCTTACTTTTATCACTAATGAGGATGGCAATACGTTACTTGATCGATTTAACGCCTTAGTTAAGGACACCACGCTTTTCGATTGTCTGGTCGGGTATTTCTATTCGAGCGGATTCTATGCTCTTGAGAAGGCTCTGGAGAACACCGAGAAGATCAGAATCCTCATCGGCATCAGCACCAACAAAATAACGTACGACCTTATCCAAGCTGCCTCATTTGAGGGGCATCCAACACTTTTCCTTTCCAGCAAGGATCTTAAGAGTCAATACTCCAGCATGGTCAAGGAAGAGCTGGATCAATCTGAAGACGCCTTTGACATAGAAAAGGGTATTCGAACCTTCATCGAGTGGTTGAGGAGTGGAAAACTTGAGATCCGCGTCTACCCCTCAGAGAAGATCCATGCAAAACTCTACATAATGACCTTCAAGGAGGGTGACAGAGACAGGGGGCGTGTTATCACCGGCTCAAGCAATTTCTCTCAAGCCGGGCTGCAGGATAATCTTGAGTTTAACGTTGAACTCAAAATGCGGGGGGATTACGAGTACGCACTCAAGAAGTTCAATGAACTCTGGGAAAACTCGGCCGATGTTTCGGAGAGTTATGTCGAGACGATACGGACACAGACCTGGCTCAACGATTCTATTACCCCGTACGAACTCTACCTGAAATTCCTCTATGAATACCTGAAGGAGAAGATCAATCTCGATAAACAGCAGGCCGGGAATGAATACATCCCTGAGGGTTTCATGGACCTGCAGTACCAGAAGGACGCGGTACAGGACGCGAAGTTAAAACTTGAGGAGTATGGCGGCGTTTTTATCTCCGATGTGGTCGGCCTCGGGAAGACATACATAGCAACCCTCCTTGCCCAGCAGCTTGATGGGAGGACACTCGTTCTTGCCCCTCCCGTCCTGATAGACCGGGAGAATCCGGGTTCATGGCCGAATGTCTTCCTCGATTTTGGGGTGCGCCAGGCAGATTTTGAATCGGTCGGGAAATTGGACCATGTCCTTTCACGGGGGACTGAGCGGTACAAGAACGTGATCATCGACGAGGCTCACCGGTTCCGTAATGAGATGACCCAGAGTTATGAGAGCCTGTATCGGATCTGCAGGGGCAAGCGGGTGATTTTGGTGACGGCAACCCCCCTCAATAACTCTCCTAACGATATTCTGAGCCAGATCAAACTCTTCCAGAACGCCAGAAAATCAACCCTGCCTAACCCGAAGGTGCGTAACCTCCAGGGATATTTCAATACCCTTCAGAAACGGCTTGACGGGCTTGACCGGCAGCGGGACCGCGAAGAATACATGAGGATTGTCAGGGAAAATGCCGAGGATATCCGTGAGAATGTGCTCCAGTACCTGATGGTCCGGCGCACGCGGGCGAGTATCGCTGCGTACTACAGCGAGGATCTGAAGCGGCAGAACCTCAAGTTTCCCGAGGTTGAGGACCCTCAGCCGGTGTATTATCATTTTGATAAACATACCAACTCGGTCTTTCTGGAGTCAATCGATCTGATCGTGAACCAGTTCAAGTATTCCCGCTACACGCCGCTCCTGTATCTGAAGGAAGGGACCTCGCATCCCGAGGAACTGGCCCAGAAGAACATGATGAAGTTCATGAAGATCATGCTCTTGAAGAGGCTGGAGAGCAGCTTTTTCGCGTTTAAGATGTCTATAAGCCGTTTTATCGGGTATTATGAAGTATTTATCCGGGAGGTCGAGAGAGGGAATGTCTACATCAGCACTACGCACACGAACGTGATCTTCGACCTCCTTGAAGAGGATAATATGGATAAAGTCGCCGCCCATGTCGACGAGAAGAAGGTCTATTGTCTGCCGTCATCCAGTTTCACTCCGGCGTATCTGGAGGATCTCAGGTATGACCTGACGATCCTCAAGAAACTCCGATCGCTGTGGGATACTGTGGAACACGACCCGAAGATCACCGCGTTTGTTGAAGCGCTCTCAACGGATCCCCGGCTCAAAGACCAGAAGTGCATCATCTTCACCGAGGCAAAGGAGACGGCGGATTATCTTACAGATGCCCTGAAGGAACGGTTTGGAGACTGTGTTCTTGAGTATCATGGGTCGTCCTCGGAGAGTGAGAGGATCGCAATCATCGAGAACTTTGATGCGAAGGCCCGGCACCCGAAGGACGAGTATCGGATTCTCGTGACGACAGAGGTTCTCTCGGAGGGGGTGAACCTTCATCGCTCCAACGTGGTGATCAACTACGACATCCCGTGGAACCCGACACGGATGATGCAACGGGTCGGCCGCATCAACCGTGTGGACACGAAGTTTGAGAAGATACATATCTTCAATTTTTTCCCCGCAGGACCTATCAACGAGGAGATCGGCCTACAGGAGGCTGCTGAGGCGAAGATAGCAGCGTTTATCGAGATGCTCGGAAACGATGCTCCCCTCCTGACTGATGAGGAGATCAAGTCGCACGATCTCTTTACGAAATTGACGTCCCGGAAGACTATTACCGGAGAGGATGAAGAGGAAGACCTTGAACTCGGGTATCTGACGTTTCTGCGCGAGATACGGGATTCTGATCCTGATCTCTTTAAAAAGATAAAACACCTCCCGAAGAAGGCAAGAGCCGGCCGTGCATCCGGTGAGCCCGAGCGGGCGGTGGTTACGTTTTTCAGGCGGGGGAAACTGAGGAAGATCTTCCATACGACTATCAGAGGGACGGAGGCCGCTACCGAGGAGGTGGACTTCCTGCGTGCAGCGGATCTTCTCCGGGCAGAGGCATCGACGAAGAAGCACGCTATCGGATCGGACTTTTACTCGATGCTTGCGTCAAACAAAGCCGCGTTTGAGGATGTGTTTGCCATCGAGGGTATCATTGCGCCCTCACGTGGGAGTAGAGGGGGCGAGGTCAAATTCACCGGCATCCTGAGAGCGATCCAGCACTCGCCGGCGTTTACGGATGAGGACGAAGAGTACGTGGGAAAGGTCCTCCGGTTGATAGAAGACGGAGCGCTCCCGAAGGCGACCATCAAGAAGATCCTCACAAAGATTGCGTATACTCCGGAACCCCTTCCCATGCTCGCAACGATCAAATCCGAGATCTCTGAGGAGTTCTTCTGCCCGGCATTCGGGCCGGTCGATATCTCCGGGCCTAAAGAGGTCATTCTATCGGAGTATTTCGCGGGAGGTGATCTCTTATGA
- a CDS encoding EVE domain-containing protein, with amino-acid sequence MTHWIASSNRDNWKVLDAKHIWGVPKRNKTLMQRVKPGDTILVYVRQEKEDDTILPSAITGAYEVISEPYEDHSRLFVTPPQMGEEVFPFRMKVRPVATFPEPLEFKPLIPDLKFITNKTMWSGHLRIAMREIPEEDYRLILKRARESLPQLPSSTLSAQI; translated from the coding sequence ATGACCCACTGGATCGCCTCCTCCAACCGCGACAACTGGAAGGTCCTTGATGCAAAGCACATCTGGGGAGTTCCAAAGCGGAACAAAACCCTCATGCAACGCGTGAAGCCCGGCGACACTATCCTTGTATATGTCCGGCAGGAGAAAGAGGACGACACGATCCTCCCTTCAGCGATCACCGGGGCCTACGAAGTCATCTCCGAGCCCTACGAAGACCACTCCCGCCTCTTTGTCACCCCGCCGCAGATGGGCGAAGAGGTCTTCCCCTTCCGCATGAAGGTCAGGCCGGTCGCGACCTTCCCCGAACCCCTTGAGTTCAAGCCGCTGATCCCCGATCTCAAATTCATCACGAACAAGACGATGTGGAGCGGTCACCTCCGCATAGCTATGCGCGAGATCCCGGAGGAGGACTACCGGCTCATCCTCAAGCGGGCCAGAGAATCGTTGCCCCAACTACCTTCCTCGACGCTTTCCGCACAGATCTAA
- a CDS encoding transglutaminase domain-containing protein has protein sequence MPVKGTENQHKYSLRQIVCITFAIFLGSILIIYLYPAQYSGELDTYFTILYENTIFPKGEHEINSIVNRIAEINDTEEKLEAIAEWESENFTYFIFEKDYFNPNYSSTYLDYPINRYRFDSYGKIRPEAHSPWASIFLMPNQYANDPRWIAFYRMGGCGELAVLFGEVANRSGFNTSIIRADLTDNNHAWVEVQIGDEWYFFDPTNYYVYHKMNVTPYNNTWFNKPEMYSTFSADVVRRVVVASTGEDVVDRYPQLRKQKWRIRFCGDERLFELMNVQKAAGTIRMMGGHVS, from the coding sequence ATGCCGGTGAAAGGGACTGAAAATCAGCATAAATATTCTCTGCGGCAAATAGTTTGCATCACTTTTGCGATATTCCTAGGGTCTATACTCATCATTTACTTATATCCCGCTCAGTACTCCGGAGAACTTGACACATACTTCACAATCCTTTATGAAAACACAATATTCCCCAAAGGGGAACATGAAATTAATTCCATCGTAAATCGAATTGCTGAAATTAACGATACTGAAGAGAAACTTGAAGCAATAGCGGAATGGGAATCGGAAAATTTTACGTACTTCATTTTTGAAAAAGACTATTTTAATCCAAATTACTCCTCGACTTACTTGGACTACCCGATTAACCGGTACCGTTTTGATTCGTACGGTAAAATCAGACCTGAAGCACACTCTCCATGGGCTTCCATATTCTTAATGCCAAATCAATATGCAAACGATCCGCGCTGGATTGCCTTCTATAGAATGGGAGGTTGTGGAGAACTCGCAGTCCTGTTTGGAGAGGTCGCAAACAGATCCGGCTTCAATACCAGTATCATAAGGGCAGATCTAACTGATAACAACCATGCATGGGTTGAGGTTCAAATCGGTGATGAATGGTACTTCTTCGATCCGACGAACTACTATGTGTATCACAAAATGAATGTGACCCCATACAATAATACTTGGTTCAACAAGCCCGAAATGTATTCTACTTTCTCTGCGGACGTAGTTCGAAGGGTCGTCGTTGCAAGTACAGGGGAGGATGTGGTTGATAGGTATCCACAACTAAGAAAACAGAAGTGGCGTATTCGTTTCTGCGGTGACGAGAGGTTATTCGAGTTGATGAACGTCCAAAAGGCGGCCGGCACAATAAGGATGATGGGCGGACACGTTTCCTAG
- a CDS encoding type II toxin-antitoxin system HicA family toxin, translating to MKVKDCIKMIEADGWYLVATRGSHRQYKHPSKPGRITIAGHPADELAPGTLNSVLKQAGLK from the coding sequence ATGAAAGTAAAAGACTGCATAAAGATGATCGAAGCGGATGGATGGTATCTGGTGGCGACCCGGGGCAGCCACCGGCAGTATAAGCATCCGTCAAAACCGGGCCGGATCACCATCGCCGGGCACCCGGCAGACGAACTTGCGCCGGGAACGCTGAACAGTGTTCTGAAACAAGCTGGACTAAAATGA
- the mntA gene encoding type VII toxin-antitoxin system MntA family adenylyltransferase antitoxin: protein MAECRLTEKSRETIVRILVQNGADWIAVFGSYARGEAGAASDIDILVRFARKKSLFQLVRIEDELRRALGRDVDLVTENAVSPYLADAIYRDAVVIYDAGGPRISPSHP from the coding sequence ATGGCTGAATGCAGGTTGACGGAGAAGTCCCGTGAGACGATCGTTCGTATACTCGTCCAGAACGGTGCCGACTGGATCGCAGTCTTCGGCTCTTATGCCCGGGGAGAAGCCGGTGCGGCGAGCGATATCGACATTCTGGTCAGGTTCGCCCGAAAAAAGAGTCTCTTCCAACTCGTTCGGATCGAGGACGAGCTCCGGCGGGCTCTCGGGAGAGACGTAGACCTTGTCACTGAGAACGCCGTGAGCCCCTACCTTGCCGATGCAATCTACCGTGATGCCGTGGTGATTTATGACGCCGGAGGACCCCGCATATCTCCGTCACATCCTTGA
- a CDS encoding GNAT family N-acetyltransferase, producing MAEQETAIRKFRPGDLEDVNGLVNATIEASYAEAYPREAMDFFLACHTPEQILEDADRGCTFVLASGGRIVGTGTLLGSTIKRVFVHPSHQRRGYGVLLMHALEREALDRGVVRVDLSASLPSKRFYDVLGYVTEGEAYIPVQSRKRLDYYAMAKDLDEGR from the coding sequence ATGGCCGAACAGGAGACCGCCATCCGGAAATTCCGTCCCGGGGATCTCGAGGACGTGAACGGGCTCGTCAATGCAACGATAGAGGCTTCGTACGCAGAGGCATACCCGCGGGAAGCAATGGATTTCTTTCTTGCGTGCCACACTCCGGAGCAAATCCTTGAGGATGCGGACCGGGGCTGCACCTTTGTCCTTGCATCCGGCGGCCGGATTGTCGGCACCGGGACCCTGCTCGGCTCGACGATCAAACGGGTATTCGTGCATCCCTCCCACCAGCGCAGGGGATACGGCGTCCTCCTGATGCATGCCCTGGAGAGAGAGGCGCTCGACCGCGGAGTCGTGAGAGTCGATCTCTCCGCCTCCCTTCCCTCGAAACGATTTTACGACGTGCTGGGGTACGTGACGGAAGGCGAGGCGTATATTCCCGTCCAGAGCAGAAAGAGGCTCGACTATTACGCGATGGCAAAAGATCTGGACGAAGGCCGATAG
- a CDS encoding type II toxin-antitoxin system HicB family antitoxin, with protein MYRFLVIVEQTDGNYSAYSPDLPGCVATGATREEAEERMREAIELHIEGLREDGLPIPPSRSSAIYVAVGRG; from the coding sequence ATGTATCGATTTCTTGTCATCGTCGAGCAGACCGACGGCAACTACTCGGCATACTCCCCGGACCTTCCGGGGTGCGTGGCCACCGGAGCGACCCGTGAGGAAGCAGAAGAGCGGATGCGCGAGGCGATCGAGCTCCACATCGAGGGACTCAGGGAGGACGGACTCCCAATTCCGCCGTCACGATCTTCAGCGATCTACGTAGCGGTCGGTAGAGGATAA
- a CDS encoding type II toxin-antitoxin system PemK/MazF family toxin has protein sequence MERLIKGDVVIVPFPFSDLSTVKRRPALVVAVPGGDDIILCQITSQQVRDRYAVGITDIDFAEGTLHKPSNIRPNRLFSASFDLILYRAGHLNDQATRSVVTRIIEILQAE, from the coding sequence ATGGAGCGACTTATAAAGGGGGATGTCGTCATTGTACCATTTCCCTTCTCTGATCTTTCGACGGTTAAACGACGGCCGGCTCTTGTCGTCGCGGTACCCGGTGGGGACGATATTATCCTCTGCCAGATCACGAGCCAGCAGGTCCGGGATCGCTACGCCGTCGGGATCACCGATATCGATTTTGCAGAAGGAACACTCCACAAACCAAGCAACATCCGGCCAAACCGGCTCTTTTCGGCCAGTTTCGACCTGATTCTTTATCGCGCCGGCCATCTCAATGATCAGGCCACAAGATCGGTCGTCACCCGGATTATCGAGATCCTGCAGGCTGAATAA
- a CDS encoding DUF4062 domain-containing protein, which translates to MTPVRIFISSVQKEFADERAALRDYLRGDALMRRFFEVFLFEDIPAADRRTDDLYLDEVRRCDIYVGLFGNDYGSENTGGLSPTEREFDLATAGGKYRLIYVRGTDNDARHPKMRALIGRAESGLIRKRFNTSAELVAGLYAALVEYLEEKQLIRSGPFDAAPCMKATLKDLDPERMAWFIRTARATRRFPLAGDASPHDLLEHLNLLDDGQLTNAAVLLFGKQPQRFLISSEIKCAHFHGTEVAKPIPSYQVYKGTVFDLVDAAVDFVLSKIALSVGTREAGPQAPVRYEIPKEVVAEAVVNAVAHRDYTSNGSVQVMLFADRLEVWNPGTLPPSLTLEKLRQAHGSVPANPLLAEPMYLAGYIERMGTGTRDMIRRCTEAGLPEPEFAVSDGFQTIIRRTPAPGPGQQPESQPSREETREETREETREETREETRDKILALIAADPTITMNELAEQIGITPKGIEWQIRRLREAGRLRRVGPTKGGRWEIIGGEDEHGRRA; encoded by the coding sequence ATGACCCCCGTCCGCATCTTCATCAGCAGCGTGCAGAAGGAGTTCGCCGACGAGCGGGCGGCCCTCCGCGACTACCTGCGGGGCGACGCACTGATGCGGCGGTTCTTTGAGGTCTTCCTCTTCGAAGACATCCCGGCCGCTGACCGCCGTACGGACGATCTGTACCTCGACGAGGTCCGGCGGTGCGATATCTATGTCGGGCTGTTCGGGAACGATTACGGCTCCGAGAACACCGGAGGTCTCTCCCCGACCGAACGGGAGTTTGACCTCGCCACCGCCGGAGGGAAGTACCGGCTCATCTATGTCAGGGGCACGGACAACGATGCCCGCCACCCGAAGATGCGTGCGCTCATCGGCAGGGCAGAGTCCGGGCTGATCCGGAAGCGGTTCAATACCTCCGCTGAACTGGTCGCCGGGCTGTATGCGGCGCTCGTCGAGTACTTGGAGGAGAAGCAGCTCATCCGCTCCGGCCCCTTCGACGCGGCCCCGTGCATGAAGGCGACACTAAAAGACCTGGACCCTGAACGCATGGCGTGGTTCATCCGCACAGCCAGAGCGACCCGCCGGTTCCCCCTCGCTGGGGATGCATCTCCCCATGACCTGCTGGAGCACCTGAACCTGCTCGATGATGGGCAGCTGACGAACGCGGCGGTCCTCCTCTTCGGGAAACAGCCGCAACGGTTCCTGATCTCCTCCGAGATCAAGTGCGCCCACTTTCATGGCACCGAGGTGGCCAAACCGATCCCGTCCTATCAGGTCTACAAGGGAACGGTCTTTGATCTCGTGGACGCGGCGGTGGACTTCGTCCTCAGCAAGATCGCCCTCTCGGTCGGCACCCGCGAGGCCGGGCCGCAGGCGCCGGTGCGCTACGAGATCCCGAAGGAGGTGGTGGCGGAGGCGGTTGTAAACGCCGTCGCCCACCGTGACTACACCAGCAACGGCAGCGTGCAGGTGATGCTCTTTGCAGACCGCCTGGAGGTCTGGAACCCGGGCACGCTCCCGCCGTCCCTGACGCTCGAAAAACTCCGGCAGGCCCACGGCTCGGTGCCGGCGAACCCGCTCCTCGCTGAGCCGATGTATCTCGCCGGCTACATCGAGCGTATGGGTACGGGAACGCGGGACATGATCCGGCGTTGCACCGAGGCAGGGCTGCCGGAGCCGGAATTTGCGGTCAGCGACGGGTTCCAGACGATCATCAGGCGGACTCCGGCTCCCGGACCGGGGCAGCAGCCAGAGTCACAGCCATCTAGGGAAGAAACTAGGGAAGAAACTAGGGAAGAAACTAGGGAAGAAACTAGGGAAGAAACTAGGGACAAAATCCTGGCTCTGATCGCAGCCGACCCAACCATCACCATGAACGAACTCGCAGAGCAGATCGGCATCACGCCGAAGGGGATTGAGTGGCAGATCCGGCGATTGAGAGAGGCTGGCCGCCTCAGGCGGGTAGGTCCAACGAAAGGCGGCCGTTGGGAGATTATCGGAGGCGAAGATGAGCATGGTCGGCGAGCGTGA
- a CDS encoding ORC1-type DNA replication protein has translation MARSSLLRADETLFRDPAAFEFTFVPEHLHHRDAQVRELAFLIRPALRGGSAGSAVLRGPPGTGKTTTVRRVFREVTETTRGIVPVYVNCRHDHTTLAVYRCIFEQITGYPAPPTGWHLDAVKQRIAARLHDDGARLLVCLDDANYLIPAGTYNILLYQIFRLYEKWDVAKPGVFAICSDLALNLYAEADERVRSVFHPLEISFPPYTIGEIRDILTDRVRQGLYPGVMPAALLDRIAEIAAGEQDVRVGIDLVRLACLRAETDGRRRVTAGDVTEAARAVGSPVLAVQAAGLSVGERALLRRIAERSQEGADMASGAVFEEVQDYLPVGRTTYHERLKRLAEAGFVDLVPGVGRGRERKVRLRYDPAEVAAVCTGAEEPRIDRQPGPARNPGVRVRSVSRGRNPPHLSKD, from the coding sequence ATGGCCCGTTCTTCCCTTCTCCGCGCCGACGAGACCCTCTTCCGCGACCCCGCGGCGTTCGAGTTCACGTTCGTCCCCGAGCACCTCCACCACCGCGACGCCCAGGTCCGGGAACTCGCCTTCCTCATCCGGCCGGCCCTCCGGGGCGGGAGCGCAGGAAGCGCCGTCCTCCGCGGCCCGCCTGGGACCGGGAAGACCACCACGGTCCGCCGGGTCTTTCGCGAGGTTACCGAGACCACCCGCGGGATCGTCCCGGTCTACGTCAACTGCCGCCACGACCACACAACGCTCGCGGTCTATCGGTGCATCTTTGAGCAGATCACCGGCTACCCAGCGCCGCCGACCGGGTGGCACCTCGACGCCGTCAAACAGAGGATCGCCGCCCGGCTTCACGACGACGGCGCGAGGCTCCTCGTCTGCCTCGACGACGCGAACTACCTCATCCCGGCAGGGACCTACAACATCCTCCTCTACCAGATCTTCAGGCTCTACGAGAAGTGGGACGTCGCAAAGCCCGGGGTATTTGCGATCTGTAGCGATCTCGCGCTGAACCTCTACGCCGAGGCCGACGAGCGGGTCCGGTCGGTCTTCCACCCGCTCGAGATCTCCTTCCCGCCGTATACGATAGGAGAGATCCGCGACATCCTCACCGACCGGGTGCGGCAGGGGCTCTACCCGGGGGTGATGCCGGCGGCGCTCCTCGACCGGATCGCCGAGATCGCCGCCGGCGAACAGGACGTCCGGGTCGGGATCGACCTTGTCCGGCTGGCATGTCTCCGGGCGGAGACGGACGGCCGCCGCCGGGTCACCGCGGGCGACGTGACGGAAGCCGCCCGAGCTGTCGGGTCGCCGGTGCTTGCCGTCCAGGCCGCTGGGCTCTCGGTGGGGGAACGGGCGCTCCTCCGCCGGATCGCGGAACGATCACAAGAAGGGGCCGACATGGCTTCGGGAGCGGTCTTTGAGGAGGTGCAGGACTACCTCCCGGTCGGGCGTACTACCTACCACGAGCGCTTGAAGCGGCTCGCGGAGGCCGGGTTCGTCGACCTCGTCCCCGGGGTAGGCCGAGGACGGGAGCGGAAGGTCCGGCTCCGCTACGACCCCGCCGAGGTGGCCGCCGTCTGCACGGGAGCGGAAGAACCCCGGATCGATCGTCAACCGGGTCCTGCCCGCAATCCGGGCGTTCGCGTCCGGTCGGTCTCGCGAGGCCGGAACCCACCTCACCTTTCAAAAGACTGA